The following are encoded in a window of Phaseolus vulgaris cultivar G19833 chromosome 3, P. vulgaris v2.0, whole genome shotgun sequence genomic DNA:
- the LOC137808301 gene encoding uncharacterized protein isoform X8 produces MAANSGTKYVSVNLNKSYGQHSTSLGSVRTQRPGAAVAPSRPRSSHKAGPKLSVPPPLNLPSLRKEHERFDSLGSGGGPAGPGGSGSGSRPSSAGLGWTKPVTEDVSRPVIQGKPTVAAAAPVLSAVLRGEDFPSLRATLAPVPGPNQKIQENLNSIPIPKQKYSLADENVFIDEKKEGPSVNDHSSVSRSVNVVGGGDDGRGSRVVNTKYGVGRKQEEYFPGPLPLVRLNPRSDWADDERDTGHGLIREGRDHGFSKGEAYWDFDMPRVGVLPHKHDKRGPLRGSEVGKVLNSEVEAFDRMGPEGNSWKTSNLSIPKDAGNERNGIGVGARPSSGSRDVGKDGNKYVPSPFRDDDVGKRDFGRRDGQGGKQKPWNNVVEPYGDRTREQLNRNRADSVQSSVSRSAFSSGGKGLSVNDPLLNFGREKRALPKSEKNLLEDPFMKDFTGSGFDGRDLFSGGLVGVVKKKKDVLKQTDFHDPVRESFEAELERVQRMQEQERQRIIEEQERAMELARREEEERLRQAREQEERQRRLEEEAREAAWRAEQERMEALRKAEEQRLAREEEKQRIILEEDRRKHAAKQKLLELEQKIARRQAEAAKSGSNAIVVEEKMPAIVNEKETCRATDGGDWEDSERMVDRILTSASSDSSSVSRPLEMGSRSHFSRDLSSTFVDRGKPLNSWRRDTYENWNSSAFFPQEQENSHNSPRRDLSIGGKTFMRKEYNGGSGLVSSRTYYKGTISEPHLDEYAHVKPQRWNQSADGDHLSRNTADIDSDFHENYFERFGDGWTQGRTRGNPFPQFPERTYPNSESDGPYALGRSRYSVRQPRVPPPPSVGSVHRTYKNENEHPGPSAFLENEMHYNQATRSDSILPTGYDNGNRGQPEVGDGRPETAENEDHKVETTPRCDSQSSLSVSSPPSSPTHLSHDDLDDSGDSHTIPTSEDSKSAPLTAPDNESITTPAGAGNDNVVTPCAVSSGEDDEWTTENNEQFQEQEEYEDEDYQEEDEVHEGDDHAQLNQDFDDMHLQEKGLPHLMDNLVLGFDEGVQVGMPNEEFERISKDEETTFMAQASGLTLEERISYDEDHTNLQPVNETSQVNSTSSVFQESEKPAQDLVIQPSNVVSDSLGNVEASNGLLTHHSTPSSVTIAPYYSSSGQAVTSNVAAAPSQAEVPIKLQFGLFSGPSLIPSPVPAIQIGSIQMPLHLHPQVGTPLSHMHPSQPPLFQFGQLRYTSPISQGIMPLGPQSMSFVQPNMPSTFSYNQQPGGQMPVQTGPETSDSFIKNEMRHHSVDSQAGNSRNKLPQGSLPREDAGNITGIKQGRIEAAHDSNNSTRTSTSFPLDKQGNQNVVGKNSNIPSNSKESDVHATIRDSQHHSVSKENFTESRTQFPASGGRGKRYIFTVKNSNSRPSGPSARVNRPEPGGFMRRPRRNMQRTEFRVRESGDKRQSTSSVLTDQFGLENKSNTNGRGAGIPGRPGPRKGTNNKLGKQIVESATENTQGMDSGSRVEKVDGKESTKTQNFSHTGNLKRNLCSEDDVDAPLQSGVIRVFEQPGIEAPSDEDDFIEVRSKRQMLNDRREQREKEIKAKSRVAKVQRRPRSSSQSVVAVANPTKGSMTPVEVVNSIHAAFVAAEVRGMAKMDASSGFNSSILSQALPPIGTPPLKIDSQTDLRSQISRSLQTSVPAVSGSENDPGSGVIFESKNKVLDNVQTSLGSWSNAQISQQVMALTQTQLDEAMKPQQFDSQASVGNITGAVNEPSLPTSSILTKEKTFSSAASPINSLLAGEKIQFGAVTSPTVLPSSSRVVSHGIGPPRSSRSDMQMTHTLAGSDNDCSLFFDKEKHGNKSHGHLEDCDAEAEAEAAASAVAVAAISSDEIVGSGLGNCSVPATDGKSFVAADIDRVVAGVEKQSGSQSRSEEPLSVSLPADLSVETPPISLWPPLPSTRNSSGQMISHFPSVPPHFPSGPPSHFPFYEMNPMMGGPVFAFGPHDESASTTQSQPQNSTTSASRPIGSWQQCHSGVESFYGPPTGFTGPFIAPPGGIPGVQGPPHMVVYNHFAPVGQFGQVGLSFMGTTYIPSGKQPDWKHVPTSSATGAGEGDMNSMNMASSQRNPANMPSPIQHLAPGSPLMPMASPVAMFDVSPFQQLEGVQTSQFSHGPSVDQPLNAKRFTGSRASTSSDGDRSFPRTADVNVNQLPDELGLVDTSNSTATKNAQSVVNKTPSVIPITEAVKVDVQNGSGNQHASSSFKNQPSQVNISAQQSDHSSGHTNYQRGGVSQRNNSGGEWSHRRGHQGRNQSLGSDKNFSSTKVKQIYVAKQTISGASTVS; encoded by the exons ATGGCGGCCAATTCTGGCACCAAATATGTCTCAGTGAATCTGAACAAGTCCTATGGCCAGCATTCCACCTCCCTTGGATCCGTCCGTACGCAGCGCCCAGGAGCCGCAGTGGCTCCTTCGCGGCCACGCAGTTCACACAAGGCTGGGCCCAAACTTTCCGTTCCGCCCCCCTTGAACCTTCCTTCTCTGCGGAAGGAGCATGAGCGCTTCGATTCGCTGGGATCAGGAGGTGGGCCTGCTGGCCCCGGTGGTTCTGGAAGCGGTTCGAGGCCAAGTTCGGCAGGTTTGGGCTGGACCAAACCCGTGACGGAGGATGTGTCGCGGCCTGTAATCCAAGGCAAACCCACCGTGGCCGCCGCTGCACCGGTTTTGTCTGCTGTTTTGAGAGGAGAGGATTTTCCTTCCCTGCGGGCCACCTTGGCACCTGTGCCCGGCCCAAATCAGAAGATCCAGGAGAATTTGAATTCCATTCCGATTCCGAAGCAGAAATATTCACTTGCTGATGAAAATGTGTTTATTGATGAGAAGAAGGAGGGTCCTTCTGTTAATGATCATTCCAGTGTTTCTCGCAGTGTGAATGTGGTTGGTGGTGGTGATGATGGGCGTGGTTCTCGGGTTGTGAATACGAAGTATGGTGTTGGGAGGAAGCAGGAGGAGTATTTTCCGGGTCCTCTTCCGCTGGTTAGGTTGAATCCACGGTCAGATTGGGCAGATGATGAGCGTGACACGGGCCATGGTTTGATCAGGGAAGGTAGGGATCATGGTTTTTCCAAGGGGGAGGCTTATTGGGATTTTGATATGCCTAGGGTTGGTGTTTTGCCTCATAAGCATGATAAGAGGGGACCACTGAGGGGCAGTGAAGTGGGAAAGGTTTTGAACAGTGAAGTAGAGGCTTTTGATAGAATGGGTCCTGAAGGGAATTCCTGGAAGACTTCGAATTTGTCCATTCCTAAGGATGCTGGAAATGAGAGAAATGGTATTGGTGTTGGAGCGAGGCCGTCAAGTGGGAGTCGAGATGTGGGGAAGGATGGTAACAAGTATGTTCCTTCACCTTTTAGAGATGATGATGTTGGAAAGAGGGATTTTGGAAGGAGAGATGGTCAGGGTGGGAAACAGAAGCCTTGGAATAATGTGGTGGAACCTTATGGTGATCGGACTCGTGAGCAACTCAACAGAAACAGAGCTGATTCTGTCCAGAGCTCGGTTTCAAGATCTGCATTTTCCTCGGGTGGTAAGGGTCTGTCTGTTAATGATCCTCTGCTTAATTTTGGTAGAGAGAAGCGGGCTTTGCCTAAGAGTGAAAAGAATTTGTTGGAGGATccgtttatgaaagattttacAGGTTCTGGTTTTGATGGAAGGGATTTGTTTTCGGGTGGTCTTGTTGGGGTGGTTAAGAAGAAGAAGGATGTGCTGAAGCAAACTGATTTTCATGATCCTGTGAGAGAATCCTTTGAGGCTGAGCTTGAAAGGGTTCAGAGGATGCAAGAACAGGAGCGACAGCGAATAATTGAGGAGCAAGAAAGGGCAATGGAGTTGGCTCGCAGAGAAGAGGAGGAAAGATTAAGGCAGGCTAGAGAACAGGAAGAGAGGCAGAGGAGATTGGAAGAAGAAGCGAGAGAGGCAGCATGGAGAGCGGAACAAGAGAGAATGGAAGCTTTGCGGAAGGCTGAAGAGCAGAGGTTAGCCAGGGAAGAGGAGAAACAAAGGATCATTTTAGAAGAAGATAGGAGGAAACATGCTGCAAAGCAGAAGCTTTTAGAATTGGAGCAAAAGATTGCTAGGAGGCAGGCTGAGGCAGCCAAAAGTGGCAGTAATGCTATTGTTGTGGAAGAGAAAATGCCTGCAATAGTGAATGAGAAAGAAACATGTAGAGCTACAGATGGGGGTGATTGGGAAGATAGTGAAAGAATGGTAGATAGGATATTGACTTCGGCATCTTCTGATTCGTCAAGTGTGAGTAGGCCATTGGAGATGGGCTCTAGGTCTCATTTCTCTAGAGATTTATCTTCCACCTTTGTGGATAGAGGAAAACCACTTAATTCATGGAGAAGAGATACATATGAGAATTGGAACAGCTCTGCGTTTTTTCCACAAGAGCAGGAGAATAGTCATAACAGTCCCCGCAGAGATTTATCAATTGGTGGAAAGACATTTATGAGGAAAGAATATAATGGCGGGTCTGGATTGGTGTCTTCTAGGACGTATTATAAAGGAACAATTTCCGAGCCTCATTTAGATGAATATGCTCATGTAAAACCGCAGAGGTGGAATCAATCTGCAGATGGAGATCATCTTAGCAGAAATACAGCAGATATTGATTCTGATTTTcatgaaaattattttgaaagatTTGGGGATGGTTGGACGCAGGGCCGCACCCGTGGCAATCCATTTCCTCAATTCCCTGAGCGTACATATCCAAATTCTGAATCAGATGGACCCTATGCCTTGGGAAGGTCACGGTATTCTGTGAGGCAGCCTCGAGTACCTCCTCCTCCTTCAGTAGGTTCCGTACATAGAACTTACAAGAATGAAAATGAACACCCTGGCCCTTCTGCTTTCCTAGAAAATGAGATGCATTATAATCAAGCAACCAGGAGTGACTCTATCCTGCCAACTGGTTATGACAATGGGAATCGAGGACAACCTGAAGTAGGGGATGGCCGGCCAGAGACTGCCGAGAACGAGGACCATAAAGTGGAAACCACCCCTAGGTGTGATTCTCAGTCCTCACTCTCTGTTTCAAGCCCCCCAAGTTCTCCAACACATCTCTCCCATGATGATTTGGATGACTCGGGAGATTCCCATACCATACCGACTTCTGAAGATAGCAAAAGTGCTCCCCTCACAGCACCAGATAATGAATCCATTACAACACCGGCTGGAGCTGGAAATGACAATGTAGTTACTCCATGTGCTGTCTCTAGTGGTGAAGATGATGAATGGACTACTGAGAATAATGAGCAGTTCCAGGAACAAGAAgaatatgaagatgaagattatcAGGAGGAAGATGAAGTGCATGAAGGAGATGACCATGCTCAACTTAACCAGGATTTCGACGATATGCATTTGCAGGAGAAAGGTTTGCCCCACCTGATGGATAATCTGGTATTAGGATTTGATGAGGGTGTCCAGGTTGGGATGCCTAATGAAGAGTTTGAAAGGATATCGAAAGACGAAGAAACTACATTTATGGCTCAAGCTTCTGGCCTCACCCTAGAAGAACGCATATCTTATGACGAAGACCACACGAACCTCCAACCTGTTAATGAAACTTCTCAGGTCAATAGCACTTCCAGTGTGTTCCAGGAATCAGAGAAGCCAGCTCAGGATTTGGTCATTCAGCCTAGTAATGTGGTATCTGACAGTTTAGGTAATGTGGAAGCTTCTAATGGCCTGTTGACCCACCATAGTACACCAAGTTCAGTTACTATTGCCCCTTACTATTCGTCTTCTGGTCAAGCTGTTACCTCTAATGTAGCTGCTGCTCCAAGTCAAGCTGAGGTACCCATTAAGCTTCAATTTGGTCTGTTTTCTGGTCCATCTTTGATACCGTCACCCGTACCAGCCATACAGATTGGTTCTATACAGATGCCATTGCATCTGCATCCACAGGTTGGCACACCCCTTTCTCACATGCATCCATCACAGCCTCCTTTGTTTCAATTTGGCCAGCTAAGATATACATCTCCCATATCACAAGGTATAATGCCTCTTGGTCCTCAATCAATGTCATTTGTTCAGCCTAATATGCCATCCACTTTCTCTTATAATCAACAACCTGGGGGTCAAATGCCAGTTCAAACTGGTCCAGAAACTTCTGACTCCTTTATAAAAAATGAGATGAGGCACCATTCTGTTGACAGCCAAGCAGGTAATTCTAGAAATAAGTTACCACAAGGATCACTGCCAAGGGAGGATGCAGGAAATATCACTGGAATAAAGCAGGGTCGAATTGAGGCTGCCCATGATTCTAATAATAGCACCAGGACTTCTACTAGTTTCCCATTGGACAAGCAGGGGAACCAAAATGTAGTTGGGAAGAACAGCAATATTCCATCCAATTCTAAAGAATCAGATGTTCATGCCACCATTAGAGATTCTCAGCATCATTCAGTTTCAAAGGAGAATTTTACTGAGTCAAGAACTCAATTTCCCGCATCTGGTGGTAGGGGAAAGCGATATATCTTTACTGTGAAAAATTCAAACTCAAGACCATCAGGCCCATCTGCAAGGGTTAATCGCCCAGAACCTGGAGGATTTATGAGGAGGCCTCGTCGGAATATGCAGCGCACTGAGTTTCGAGTTCGGGAAAGTGGTGATAAGAGGCAGTCTACTAGTTCTGTTTTGACTGATCAGTTTGGGTTGGAGAACAAGTCAAATACCAATGGAAGGGGAGCAGGCATACCTGGAAGGCCTGGTCCTAGGAAGGGTACGAACAATAAATTGGGAAAACAGATTGTAGAATCAGCTACAGAAAACACACAAGGGATGGATTCTGGAAGCAGAGTTGAAAAGGTTGATGGAAAAGAATCAACAAAGACTCAGAATTTCTCACATACTGGAAATCTCAAAAGGAACTTGTGTTCTGAGGATGATGTTGATGCTCCATTGCAAAGTGGAGTTATACGTGTGTTTGAGCAACCTGGAATTGAAGCTCCTAGTGATGAAGATGACTTTATTGAAGTTCGATCAAAGAGGCAAATGTTAAATGATCGACGAGaacagagagagaaagaaattaAGGCCAAGTCTCGGGTTGCAAAG GTCCAAAGGAGACCCCGTTCCAGTTCACAAAGTGTTGTGGCCGTGGCCAATCCTACCAAAGGATCCATGACTCCAGTTGAAGTGGTTAACAGTATCCATGCTGCTTTTGTTGCTGCTGAAGTGCGTGGAATGGCGAAGATGGATGCCTCATCTGGATTTAATTCAAGCATATTGTCCCAAGCATTACCTCCAATAGGAACACCTCCTTTGAAAATTGATTCTCAAACTGATTTAAGATCTCAGATAAGCAG GTCACTTCAGACAAGTGTTCCAGCAGTTTCTGGTAGTGAAAATGACCCTGGGTCCGGTGTGATATTTGAAAGCAAGAACAAGGTTTTAGATAATGTTCAGACATCTTTGGGCTCTTGGAGTAATGCACAAATTAGTCAACAG GTAATGGCACTTACACAGACACAACTTGATGAGGCTATGAAGCCTCAACAGTTTGATTCACAGGCTTCTGTTGGCAATATAACAGGCGCTGTTAATGAACCCAGTTTGCCAACATCTTCCATTTTGACAAAGGAGAAAACCTTCTCGTCTGCAGCCAGTCCAATTAATTCCTTGCTTGCTGGAGAGAAAATTCAGTTTG GGGCAGTGACATCTCCAACCGTTCTTCCATCTAGCAGCCGTGTTGTGTCTCATGGCATTGGTCCACCTCGATCATCTAGATCGGACATGCAAATGACCCACACTCTTGCTGGATCGGATAATGATTGCAGTCTTTTCTTTGATAAGGAGAAACATGGTAATAAATCTCATGGTCATTTGGAAGATTGCGATGCAGAAGCTGAAGCTGAAGCTGCTGCTTCAGCTGTTGCTGTTGCTGCCATTAGTAGTGATGAGATTGTCGGAAGTGGATTGGGTAATTGTTCCGTCCCTGCTACAGATGGTAAAAGTTTTGTAGCTGCTGATATTGATAGGGTGGTAGCAG GTGTTGAGAAGCAGTCAGGTAGTCAATCTAGATCCGAGGAGCCTCTTAGTGTATCCCTTCCAGCCGACTTATCTGTTGAGACTCCACCAATATCCTTGTGGCCTCCATTACCAAGTACACGAAATTCCTCGGGTCAAATGATTTCCCATTTTCCTTCTGTCCCTCCTCATTTTCCTTCAGGCCCTCCCTCTCATTTTCCTTTCTATGAAATGAATCCGATGATGGGTGGTCCTGTCTTTGCTTTTGGACCACATGACGAATCTGCATCTACAACACAGTCACAGCCTCAAAATAGTACTACATCAGCGTCAAGGCCGATTGGAAGCTGGCAACAGTGCCATTCCGGTGTGGAATCTTTTTATGGACCTCCAACTGGATTTACTGGCCCTTTTATTGCTCCTCCCGGAGGCATTCCAGGAGTCCAGGGGCCACCACACATGGTTGTTTATAACCACTTCGCTCCTGTTGGACAATTTGGTCAAGTTGGCTTGAGTTTCATGGGTACTACTTATATCCCTTCTGGAAAGCAGCCTGATTGGAAACACGTCCCTACTTCTTCTGCCACAGGGGCAGGTGAAGGGGATATGAACAGTATGAATATGGCATCTTCGCAGCGGAATCCTGCTAACATGCCATCTCCAATTCAACATCTTGCCCCTGGTTCACCACTTATGCCAATGGCCTCTCCTGTGGCTATGTTTGACGTTTCGCCTTTCCAG CAACTAGAAGGGGTGCAGACTTCTCAATTCAGCCATGGCCCTTCTGTTGACCAGCCGTTAAATGCCAAGAGGTTTACTGGTTCTCGAGCTTCAACATCATCAGATGGTGATAGGAGTTTTCCTAGAACTGCAGATGTGAATGTTAACCAATTGCCTGATGAACTTGGATTGGTGGATACTTCAAACTCTACTGCTACCAAGAATGCACAGAGTGTTGTGAACAAGACTCCATCCGTGATTCCCATTACAGAAGCTGTGAAGGTTGATGTTCAGAATGGCAGTGGTAACCAGCATGCAAGTTCTTCTTTTAAGAATCAGCCCTCACAAGTTAATATTTCGGCCCAGCAGTCTGACCATTCCTCAGGACATACTAATTATCAGAGGGGTGGTGTTTCTCAGAGAAATAATTCTGGTGGTGAATGGTCGCATCGTAGAGGGCACCAGGGAAGAAATCAATCTCTGGGTTCAGACAAGAACTTTTCCTCGACAAAGGTAAAGCAAATATATGTGGCTAAACAGACTATTAGTGGGGCATCAACAGTATCATGA